One window of the Candidatus Aegiribacteria sp. genome contains the following:
- the ruvC gene encoding crossover junction endodeoxyribonuclease RuvC has product MGIDPGLGTTGYGVLRFESGNTVLVDAGTIRSSPDDLLPARLDELYTGLIEVIDSFHPEAMGLEQVYSHYRHPATAIKMGHARGVLCLAGQRRNLRIVPLPSTTIKKLVTGKGRASKEQVAGMVRHLLGISEEIRSNDVTDALAAAIAAYESERYDRKYKRNSSRYG; this is encoded by the coding sequence ATCGGTATAGATCCCGGACTGGGTACGACAGGTTACGGTGTTCTTCGATTTGAGTCAGGAAACACGGTATTAGTTGATGCAGGGACGATAAGATCCTCGCCGGATGATCTGCTTCCCGCAAGACTTGATGAACTGTACACAGGTCTTATCGAGGTTATCGATTCCTTTCATCCTGAGGCCATGGGACTGGAGCAGGTGTACTCGCACTACAGGCATCCTGCCACAGCCATCAAGATGGGGCACGCAAGAGGAGTGCTATGCCTTGCGGGTCAGAGGAGAAATCTGCGGATTGTTCCACTCCCTTCAACGACGATAAAGAAACTTGTGACCGGAAAAGGAAGGGCAAGCAAGGAGCAGGTCGCTGGTATGGTCAGACATCTTCTGGGTATATCTGAAGAAATACGGTCTAATGATGTTACTGACGCTCTTGCTGCTGCAATAGCTGCATACGAAAGTGAACGGTATGATAGAAAGTATAAGAGGAACAGTAGTAGATACGGGTGA